The following proteins come from a genomic window of Tepidiforma thermophila:
- the purD gene encoding phosphoribosylamine--glycine ligase has product MSARVLLVGSGGREHAVAWKLSQSPDVGEIFVAPGNAGTARLARNIDIRPTDIEGLVRAAKELRVDFYLATMDDPQPLGLVDRLKAEGVLCYGPVADAARIEASKAWAKAFMERHGIPTARGRSFSSFDEAAAWVESLPEQRLWVKASGLAAGKGAVGAANREEAIAILRSMLIDRAFGEAGSTVVVEEELTGFETSAHAFCDGKTAVLWPFATDYKRALDGAQGLNTGGMGAYAPTRGIDERLAGIIHERVIAPVLRGMAAEGHPFVGTLFPGLMVRDGDVRVIEYNARSGDPETQVHMLRLKSDLFAVTKAAAEGRLHEVAVEWADEPAVCVVLVPGGYPGKYETGHPIEGLDRVDPDVFVFHGGTKLVDGKVVTSGGRALTVAARGRTIREARERVYDNVRRIHFKDMHYRTDIALEAVGG; this is encoded by the coding sequence ATGAGCGCACGGGTGCTGCTCGTGGGGAGCGGAGGGCGGGAGCATGCGGTTGCGTGGAAGCTTTCGCAGTCGCCAGATGTGGGGGAGATCTTCGTCGCGCCGGGGAACGCGGGGACCGCCCGGCTGGCGCGGAACATCGACATCCGGCCCACCGATATCGAGGGGCTGGTGCGGGCGGCGAAGGAGCTGCGCGTCGATTTCTACCTGGCGACGATGGATGACCCGCAGCCGCTCGGGCTGGTCGACCGGCTGAAGGCTGAGGGCGTGCTCTGTTACGGCCCGGTGGCCGATGCTGCGCGGATCGAGGCGAGCAAGGCGTGGGCGAAGGCGTTCATGGAGCGGCACGGCATCCCGACGGCGCGCGGGCGGTCGTTCAGCTCGTTCGACGAGGCGGCCGCGTGGGTGGAGTCGCTGCCTGAGCAGCGGCTGTGGGTCAAGGCCTCGGGGCTGGCGGCGGGGAAGGGAGCGGTCGGCGCCGCCAACCGGGAAGAGGCGATCGCCATCCTGCGGTCGATGCTCATCGACCGGGCGTTCGGCGAGGCGGGCAGCACCGTGGTCGTCGAGGAGGAGCTGACCGGCTTCGAAACGAGCGCGCATGCGTTCTGCGACGGGAAGACGGCGGTGCTGTGGCCCTTCGCGACCGACTACAAGCGGGCGCTGGACGGGGCGCAGGGGTTGAACACGGGCGGGATGGGCGCATATGCGCCGACGCGGGGCATCGACGAGCGGCTGGCTGGCATCATCCACGAGCGGGTCATTGCGCCGGTGCTGCGCGGGATGGCTGCCGAAGGGCACCCGTTCGTCGGGACGCTCTTCCCGGGGCTGATGGTCCGGGACGGCGACGTCAGGGTGATCGAGTACAACGCGCGGTCGGGGGACCCCGAGACGCAGGTGCACATGCTGCGCCTGAAGTCGGACCTGTTCGCGGTTACGAAGGCGGCCGCGGAGGGGCGGCTGCACGAGGTTGCGGTGGAGTGGGCGGACGAGCCGGCGGTATGTGTCGTGCTGGTGCCCGGGGGCTACCCGGGGAAGTATGAGACGGGCCATCCTATCGAAGGGCTGGACCGGGTAGACCCGGACGTATTCGTGTTCCACGGCGGGACGAAGCTGGTTGACGGGAAGGTGGTGACCTCTGGTGGGCGGGCGCTCACCGTGGCGGCGCGGGGCCGGACGATCCGGGAGGCACGGGAGCGGGTGTACGACAACGTGCGGCGGATTCATTTCAA